Proteins encoded within one genomic window of Elusimicrobiota bacterium:
- a CDS encoding DUF4159 domain-containing protein yields MKNSIRWQDGKMVRWLGNLFLSTYLPIYLSTYLYCQQGGKFVFTQLSYTGNWDTRPTAWSRIIEYISMTTSVKTIPERRIVQIADDKLFWSPFLVITADSEFPQFSEYEIKILNRYIQCGGTIFIDETSGRRDSATDRAIRNAIKKITPQNPLEKIPTTDAVYKSFYLLQKGITTRFLEGCKIGERYCIVYSQNDLLGAWERDNLGNYIYPCDEQQRWEAKKLTVNIIIYALSGTYKSDAVHIPFIKSKLK; encoded by the coding sequence ATGAAAAATAGTATAAGATGGCAAGATGGCAAGATGGTAAGATGGTTAGGCAATCTTTTCCTATCTACCTATCTACCTATCTACCTATCTACCTATCTTTATTGTCAACAAGGTGGTAAATTCGTTTTTACACAGTTATCCTACACTGGTAATTGGGATACCCGACCAACTGCTTGGTCGCGGATTATTGAATATATTAGTATGACAACCAGTGTAAAAACTATACCGGAAAGACGAATTGTTCAAATTGCCGACGACAAACTTTTCTGGTCGCCTTTTCTGGTAATTACTGCAGATTCCGAATTTCCACAATTCAGCGAGTATGAAATAAAAATACTAAATAGATATATTCAATGTGGTGGCACAATTTTTATTGATGAAACATCAGGCAGACGAGATTCTGCAACTGATAGAGCAATCAGGAATGCAATTAAAAAGATAACGCCTCAAAATCCGCTTGAAAAAATTCCAACAACCGATGCTGTATATAAATCATTTTATCTGTTACAAAAAGGTATTACTACTCGGTTTTTAGAGGGCTGTAAAATAGGCGAACGTTATTGCATTGTATATTCACAGAATGACCTATTAGGTGCTTGGGAACGTGACAATCTCGGGAATTATATTTATCCGTGTGATGAACAGCAGAGATGGGAAGCCAAAAAACTAACAGTCAATATCATAATATACGCACTATCAGGAACCTATAAATCAGATGCTGTCCATATTCCATTCATAAAAAGTAAGTTAAAATGA